The DNA sequence GTTTGTGCTGTTCTTTCCTTGGTTGTAACCCTTATCGGTATTTCTTTTTGAAGTATTGTGCTTTCGATTTCATTTGTTTCTTTAAGGTATGTGTTAAACGTAAACCCTCATAAATTGAACTATAATTTTGTCCTCTAATTTAATTTGGGGCATTGGAATtgttaatattttcttttatttctcaCTGAAATGAACCTGAGGTAAGAAAATTTAGTTGATAAATGGTGTGGTTGCAGTGGCACTTGGTACGTACCACTTACCACTGTACTATCTCTTCTATGAAAATGAGGCAATAGGGCAAACTAGTGAATTTTCTCTTTTGTCGTTTGTTAAGTGATTTTTCGAGGTTTTATTCTCCTGAACATTGTTTATCGCTTATTTGTTACTAGAGCAATCTTCCTAAGCTTAAGTGTATTTCTGTTATCAGCTAGAGCCTAGAGCAGCTAGTATTTCATTTTGTTGAGTCTTTATTGGTTTctgtgctttttttttttttaatgtgtgTGATAGTGCAGGTGACATAGGAGCAGTTCTAGGTGGGATATTGGATGATAAAAGCTGAGACTTGAAAAAGTCATGGCAGAAGGAGCAGAAGTCGATGAACGGGTGGATTTTGATGATGAAAATTACATGGAAGAGATGGATGATGAAGTTGAAGAACAATTAGATGAAGATGGTAGTGATGGAGAAGATGAGGAAAATGTGGAAGAGAATGCTGAAGAAGCACACGATTCTATGAATGGAGCTAGTGATAAAGAACAATCACCGGATGCAGAAAGAAGCCACATTACTGCTGAATCTGTGGAAGAAGGTGAAGATAAGCCTGTTTCACCTATTGACGAAGAAGAGCAAGAGAAGCGCGCTGAACTTCTTGCTCTTCCTCCTCATGGGTCTGAAGTTTTCATTGGTGGACTACCTAGAGAAGTCACAGAGGAAGATTTGAGGGATTTATGTGATAATATAGGTGATATTGTTGAGGTAAAATATGATTTCTTGTCCTTGTGAATTTAGTATTTTCTTTCTGTTGGTACTGCTAATGATGAtgttttgattttaattttttgcagGTGAGGTTGATGAAAGACAGGGAGACTGGTGAGAATAAAGGCTATGCCTTTGTAGCTTTTAAAACAAAAGAAGTTGCACAACAGGCCATTGAAGAGTTACATAGTAAAGAATTCAAGGTAGTCATGATGCTTCTTACTATTTAAGACTTTCAGGTTTTTTTTCATACACATTCTGGAATATGCTCCAATTGCTTTGGTATTAATTTTGCTAAACTTCTCTGCAGGGTAAAACATTAAGATGTTCGCTGTCTGAAACCAAACACAGATTGTTTATTGGTAATGTTCCAAAGCACTGGACAGAAGATGAATTTCGGAAAGTTGTTGAGGACGTTGGTCCAGGAGTTGAAAACATTGAACTAATAAAGGTAAACTCTTTTGTTATTCTTCTTCTCTCTATGCTTTGTTTTGCTTTCATATGAATTTACAGAGATTGATGGGTGATGACAACTAATTTTATTTGTTCAATTGTACTGCTCAATTTCAGGATCCTCAAATTCCAACCAGAAATCGTGGTTTTGCTTTTGTCTTGTATTATAATAATGCATGTGCTGATTATTCAAGACAAAAAATGTCAAGTTCTAACTTTAAGCTTGATGGAAATACTCCTACTGTTACATGGGCTGATCCAAAGAGTACACCTGATCAGACAGCTACGGCGCAGGTAAATTTCAATTAAGATAACAGTGGTGGAATTAAAAGTATTTGTAATTACTGTATTCTTTACAGCTTCTAAAATGTTATgtgaatgaaaaaatcattttttgtTAAGTTGGTAAATAGAACTACCAAGCTCTTatctatagttttttttttttgcatcccAAAATATTGTAGTAGTGTAGGGTTTAATGTGGTACAtgctatgtattttttttatatgcttTCTCTCATTCTCAGGTGAAGGCTCTTTACGTGAAAAATATTCCTGAGAATACTACCACTGAACAACTGAAGGAGCTTTTCCAGCGTCATGGTGAAGTGACAAAAGTAGTCATGCCACCTGGCAAAGGTGGGCAAGGCAAGCGGGATTTTGGTTTCGTTCATTATGCTGAAAGGTCAAGTGCTCTGAAGGCTGTCAAAGACTCAGAGAAATATGAAATTGATGGTACTTTATCTGGCGATTCTGTTAGGTTCATATTGAATAACTGTGGCAGATCTTGTATATTACAAATTACTCCCATCTTCAATTCAATACTAGGGGATTTGGATGCCTTTTGgcaaaaaattgattttaggtttattttacTGAATTgataatgaaaataattaataggtTAGGTGTAAGATTTTAAGGAGAAAAGGTACAATTCTTTGGTTCTTACAAGTAATGAAGGGTATTATTGGATTATCAAGCTATGCTCTTGTTTTTTGATTTTTCCTAAATGTTTTTTTGGACGGGCATAATATTTTCCAACATTTGAACTGAACCTACTCCTTCCTTTGGAATAACTATTATATAAATTGAATTTACACGTAGATATACTGAATCTTTCGTGGATATGAATTGCAGGCCAAGCTCTAGAGGTTGTCCTTGCCAAGCCTCAGACTGATAGAAAACCTGATGGATCTTATTCTTACAATACCGCACCTCATGCAAGCCATCTTCCCCACCCAGGCTATGGCGGTTTTCCTGGAAATCCTTATGGCACTCTAGGGTCTGGATATGGTGTTGCTGCTGCAGGGTTTCAGCAGGTACCTTAAAAGCTATCTTGGCTTGTTATtcggttgttttttagttttttactcTTGAGTCTTGTCTCGACTGGGCCTTTATTCTGCTTTTTCTTAATTGGATTGGTGTACATGATCTACAGCCAATGATATATGGTCGTGGACCAATGCCAGCCGGAATGCAAATGGTGCCCATGGTTCTTCCAGATGGGCGAATTGGCTATGTTCTGTAAGTAGTTACTCAATATTCATCACATCATTTTCCATCTCTTAAGAACATTTCTGACCATGTTGGGCTTGTGCAGTCAGCAGCCAGGTGTACAGATGCCCACTCCTCGGCCCAGGAGAATTGATCGAAACAATGGTCCAAGTGGACAGGCAGGGCGAGGAGGAGGCAGTGGCAGTGATGAAGGAAGTCGTAACAGGAGATACAGACCCTACTAGTGGTAGCTTACTATTTCAGCTTATCTCTGTTTCTTTTCTTGTTATGTGAAAGAGATATGTTGTGATTGGATGATGATCCCTTGGAACAAAATAACAATCCCACCCCTTTGATCCCTGTCCcggaatttcaaaaaaaaaaaattatagcaaaaaaagagaaaaaaaacaaaaaaaaaagggtcgTTAGGAGTAGAAAAAGAAATGAGGTATCACAAGTTAATGTTGGTGATATCTCAATGACAGCTAGGAAGGAAGTATTTTATGTATAACTTATCTGGTTGTAATGCTTTTTGTGTTAGCATTTTTTTATTGACACCCATCAGAGAAAGCATTTATTCTTATTGCCTGTGCCACACAATGAGACAACTCGCATTGTTATGCTTCATCTCTTTTTTCGTTTGCTTTTCTCTTTATTGCTCTTCTTTCTTCGTTGATAATGAAAAGGCCAAATATGTTGGATGTGTGAACCCAAAAATTGTTTGTAGTTGCATGTTTGGGGCTTAAATAAGTTGATCAATCTTCTTCCTTCTTTTGACTATAGAATAGTGTTTCCTCTTTAAGCAAAGTTTTACACTTTAATATGTTGATCATCATTGATTTTGTAATGAAATATTtcattaagatttttttttttttgaaactggagaatataagaaaatggttgtatactttattTATTTGGGTCAACTATTAAAGTTGAAACATTTAGTCTCAAGTGGAACCAATTTCCCAAATGACGAGTGTTGAAGACCAAGTTCATAATAGTGGTTTCTCTTTTTAATGCCATAACCTACAATTGTTGTTTGGTATCTAATGTCATTAGTGGATCGTCTAGTGCTATAATGTATTTTAGAGTCTTTCATATTTGTATCCTTATAGCAAGCCTCTTGCTTCCTAGTTGGCCAAATTGTAAAGAGATATGTCCAAATAGAGAATTGGagacaaaaaaaatttacatttctTTTACTTGATATTAACCTAAATACTTATTTTCTCAACAACCAAAACCAAATAATGAAAAGTTTGAATGGCCAAGAAGAAAAACTACACAAACATAAGTTACATAAGGATGAATGATTGTTGAAGTTTTTATATTGAAGAAAGCAGTTCCCTCCCACAGCTCCATTCTTATTTACTTTGTCTGATAAAGCTCCCGAAGACTCTTCTCCAATTCATCCAACTTAGGGCCCCACTCAGTGTTGATGCACAAGGGTCGAACACCAGCAAGGTCTTCTTCCCTGTCACCGTCCACAGAGGATAACCCTCCTTTACTCATAATCAccatattcttcttcttcttcttcatactCTTACCACCACTCAGCTTGTTCTTCTTGGCGGCTGCTTTCTGCATAGCCCAAAGCACATCCGACCCACTAATCTGCGTCTCATCTTCTTCACTTCTAGCTTCTCTTTTGGGGATTGGGTTTGGAGTAGTAGTGGTGGTGGGTTTGGAATTGGAGTTGGAGTGTAGAGCTGTGAGACTGGTACGGCCTAAGCCTCCGACGTCGTTTTGGGGTGGCTGATGGGAATTGGCCGAGACGGGGCGAGGCGTTTTGGTTTTGGAATTGGGGTGGAGGAGAAGATGGAGTTGGGAGGGTGGGGACAGGTAGGGCAGTGCCCACATGGTTTGGTTTAGTTTCTGGTTGAGGTTTGAGAATGCCCAATTTGGATTTTGGGGATTTTGTTAGCCAATCACACGCAAATATAATGAGGGAAGTGGCTTGATTATTTAAGATTAATTAATGGGCTACTACTCCATTTTCCTGAAAATAGACTCTAATAATCACGTTACCCCACATTTAATATGTTTGAGTGGTTTTTCTACTTGAAGATTTCTATTTGTTAAATGACACTCTAGATTAATAATATTCCTTTAAAATTATTACTTATGTTATGGCAACTAGAAAAAATACTAGACATCACttaaaactttttaaaaaatttctttatACTTTTATCTTTCAGTCTTTTgcagaaattttcaatttttttttttaataattatgcacattattatagttatttatggctatttacatatattttttaaaacttttaaatagattatagggtaaatactattttagactctatgttttgcaaaagtttttaatttgactctctattttgttaaatgacaaaatagactatgtatttttttaaaattatacaaataggaccctgaactaatttttagtcaaaataaaacttaataataatctgatctagagatgttatgacaaaactagttacattttttgtatctgttcgtattaaaaattgtcttaaagttggttatattaaaaaataaaattattaaatattgaactcaggatcctatttttactattttggaaagTATAtattccattttgtcatttaacaaaatagagggttcaattaataacttttgcaaaacacaagatttaaaatggtatttactctAGATTATATTgtagaaaatatttttcttttttgtaaggatataaaaaataaaatttaaatattttattagtgcccaatttttttatacatatagtaagtaattgtttaaattttacaatctaaaaatttataagtaATTTTAAACTAGTACAATATTCACAacaattataaagaaaaaaagtatACTATAAAGTTTTCCTAAATGTTAAAACAGATTAAATGAACTAGAATGACCATTTTAAGGGTATAAATTCTtactaatttatattattatttcatatattactatatttttttaggaGAAATGCAGTGCATCGTAGTTTTGTAGGCTGTCGTCCAAATTGGAGTATATTGAAAAAtacttcttttatttattaattaatcaaatttatctttaatttatatttaattgaaacatatctCTTTTTATGTATATTATACCCAAAATACTCTCACATAAAAGAGTCACATGAAGAGTATATTAAAGTGACATGGATAAAATTGGCaaagtatttaaaaaaagagataaaaatgatagactttaagaaaaaggataaaaataaaagaagacaatataaaaaaaaaaaaaaaagtatagagtCTAATTTTCTCGTCTAAATTTGGCAAGTGGCTTAAGATGAGATGATCCAGAGGATCAGAATGAATGTATTAGGCTCAACCCTAAGCTGAGAGATGGGCTAGGTTTATGTCTAGGGCCCACTCAAATTTAAGGCCCAAAGGTAATTTTGCAAAATAGGCTGAATAAATGAcaaattcaattttaaatacaaacacacacacaaaaagaaaaatgttgGCCTATTTAtattcagggccggccctgaataGTATTGTTCATTTTCGAAGTCACGCACCAAATAATATTGACAACTAACAATTGTGAGAAATGAGAATTCTATGTTGTGCTTCTCTTTTCCTTTCTATTCTTTGAAGATAAATGCCAATACAAACTTTTGTTTTTTCTgtcatattttaatatttcacaCTTGTGCTGTAATATTAAATTAACAAGGTTCAATATTTACTAAaatgtataataatttttatttatttaaatagaatttatatatcataATTTTATAAGTGTGAATTAAATACTAGAATGAAAGAAAAACTCCAGTCAAGTGGAAGTGGTTTAGTTTTAGATTACCAAATAAAATGGTAAGTTTGACTAGGGAACACCCTTTACTCCTTTTGTAGTGTTTGACTCTCTAAATTAATGTATGACTTAATTAGGACTGAGTCCAACAAATCTTAGCCTCCATCTAACTACCATATGTTTGCACATGATCCTTTGATGGGTATAAGTTAGAGAAAGCTTACACAACAATGTCACCCTTTCATTTTCTCTAACCATTCGAATATGATGACTCACATGTCACATGTTAAATTATTTTGCAAGAAAGCTTTGCATTCTGAAGATCTGACTAACCTGGATTCGCCACGTGGATTGTGCTGCTCAAATCCTAGTAGGCTCATTATTTTGTAGAGTTGGGCTGCGAAAATTAGCTTGCTCTTagtctaaataataaatatatacaaaacaATGAAAAACCAGAACCCCATCACATAATTTGAAGATTTCTAAACCAGAGTTGGTTTTCTTGACTAATTCTTCTACTCCTTTCAATCACTGTATAACAAATTCTATTGTATACATCacactttattatttttcacaatacgtacaattatttattattgtgtgAAATTTTTAACTACGCAATTGTACCGATAGCTACAAATAATATACTCACACATGAGGTCGAATCACAAGAAGAATTGTTGTTAAGTactaataaacaattaaattcaTGGTTCTATCTCgtgatataattatttttttaagaacatttgaaattaaaattaaattggaagcaataaaagaataagtaaataacaatgattaatatatttttataaatacacATACTTTCAATACATCGAAACTCATTGTCGAGGGATAAAGAAAAACCATTTTAACATAAAAAAcaattcaaaattcaatatatttttataattaatatattcatttcaattagtttatttttctcttttttattttattatttcgatattaaataaaaaataaaggtttcaatttctaaaattaaaataaattcaaataaactaatttttttttaaaagtttaggacaattaattttaattgtatcaATTTCCTATGATCCAATACAATTTTAATTCCTATTCTAATTTCATGTGATAGGGGATCAACTAATTCAATATATAGTCTTATTAAAAATCCTAATTGCTACACAGACCATACTGGTAATTTTGTCCAGTATCGAAATCTATGTATATTTCACTATAACATAATCAATACTCACATTTCAAATTTTGCATTAAAATCATAAACAAATAATTGGTGATCAAacaattataaacattaaatataaataaaatagatacacATAAGTAATTAGGGAAGAACTAAAATTGCattaaaatcatagaaaaatatcaaacaATATCCATTAACACCCTAATTAGAAATTGCGTTAACACCCTaattaaaaattacattaaCACCTTAACTAGAAATATAGCCACTCATTGTCATTGTGAACAATTGAATTAAACTTAGAAACATGAAAGAACTTGTCAATAAACAATGGTGGTATATCTCCAGTCACTTTTTGCCTCTAATTTCGTATCTCAAAAGTCTCAAAATTCAAAAGCTCCCCTCTCTCTTTGAAATTAGGGTTTAAAAACCCTCATAAGTGCGTAATCCCCTTAGCAGGCAGTGGCATTGGTAAAGGGATGTCGCGGACCGTGTATTCTAATTCATTTTTTTAAGGTTGTCAACAATATCTTTTGATGTCTAATTaatttacatatttaattagGTTGCGTTTGGAaataactgtgtaattactaggtagggtAATTACTAGGGTGATAATTACAGAgtgtagtaattacactatattttaaaatgcaaggtgtgtttggatatgaggtggtaattacatatgaattcctaatatcttgtttgtcataatatttttagtagctaatgtttaatgtggaaagtttttagtaattacacagtgtaattacattcaattctcatggggggtcatgagaattggagagtgtaattggaacccctcaattacttccaattacacagttaagtgtaattacatggtcagacaaacatgctaaattgtataattacctccaattacacacaaatccaattacattgtggctttccaaacacacccttagtgttgttttgtagttgtatttttgttgtatatttaattaatttttttcgcAAAATTGTAGTAAACTAACAAAATAACTACATAATTTAAACGACAGATACAACTACATTATTAATATGCAACAACACACATACAACTATATTATCAAGTTAAAAAGCTCTACTCACTATTAAAAATAAAGTATGATAGAAGTCTCATGCTTTACATGCAATCGAAAATCAATATTTTGTAGTAACATTGTTTGTTGCTTTATAGTTGTTGTAAAGTTGTATTCACGTTGTTTGatttcatcaattttttaaACACGTTGCTTTCATGTTGTTTATATAGTTGTTAAATACATGTTAAcaattataacaaaaaattactaaagTTTATGATCAAGTATTAGTTTAATTGTAATAGTTaatgtttgtttatatttttttgccttcaatatatatatttatatagattgaaaaaattacaatagttacgtaataattaaaatttaagaaatttttgaattttaacaactaaaatttaatgtaaaaacaacacaaagccaacatattttcaaaataaatgaacgCATACAACGTGT is a window from the Cannabis sativa cultivar Pink pepper isolate KNU-18-1 chromosome 1, ASM2916894v1, whole genome shotgun sequence genome containing:
- the LOC115705556 gene encoding heterogeneous nuclear ribonucleoprotein Q, with product MAEGAEVDERVDFDDENYMEEMDDEVEEQLDEDGSDGEDEENVEENAEEAHDSMNGASDKEQSPDAERSHITAESVEEGEDKPVSPIDEEEQEKRAELLALPPHGSEVFIGGLPREVTEEDLRDLCDNIGDIVEVRLMKDRETGENKGYAFVAFKTKEVAQQAIEELHSKEFKGKTLRCSLSETKHRLFIGNVPKHWTEDEFRKVVEDVGPGVENIELIKDPQIPTRNRGFAFVLYYNNACADYSRQKMSSSNFKLDGNTPTVTWADPKSTPDQTATAQVKALYVKNIPENTTTEQLKELFQRHGEVTKVVMPPGKGGQGKRDFGFVHYAERSSALKAVKDSEKYEIDGQALEVVLAKPQTDRKPDGSYSYNTAPHASHLPHPGYGGFPGNPYGTLGSGYGVAAAGFQQPMIYGRGPMPAGMQMVPMVLPDGRIGYVLQQPGVQMPTPRPRRIDRNNGPSGQAGRGGGSGSDEGSRNRRYRPY
- the LOC115708334 gene encoding uncharacterized protein LOC115708334, producing MWALPYLSPPSQLHLLLHPNSKTKTPRPVSANSHQPPQNDVGGLGRTSLTALHSNSNSKPTTTTTPNPIPKREARSEEDETQISGSDVLWAMQKAAAKKNKLSGGKSMKKKKKNMVIMSKGGLSSVDGDREEDLAGVRPLCINTEWGPKLDELEKSLRELYQTK